ATGGCGTGACAGACGAATTGGGGTTTGCCGCCGTCGAAGACCGTGTCAGTGTCCCCGACTGGCATGCGACGATTTTGCACCTGCTTGGCCTGAATCATGATGAACTGTCCGTCGATCAACACGGGCTCCGCGAAAAGCTGACGGGCGTCCTACCCGCGAAAGTGATTCATGATTTGATTGAGCCGCATTCATAAAACCAGGAAACATCTTCGACGTCGCGTGGATTGCGTGTCGCGAGGCACCGCTTCACAGCCTATTGAAGTAACGGGGACCGGCTCCGGCCAGATGAAAAAACGCCATGACATCGTGAACGCCAAGTTGCCTGTCCCCCTTGCTTCAACAGGCTGTTAAACTCCTTGGTATGTTCAAAATATCGACAACGAAAGAAGGTTGAATTGTCACGGGAAGATCTCAACCGAGTGGAACCGAATCGAGTGATTGCGTGGCTCGCACGGCGGCGCATGCCCTTGATGTTTGGAACCGTGGGCGTTGTCCTGTTGATTCCGGTGTTTCTCGCACTGACGATTCTGATTCCCTTCCTCAGTGAACGCCGCGTGGCCCGACACGTTGAATCGATGGGGGGAACCTTCAGTACAGAATATTTCGGCCCCGAATGGCTGACGCCATCGCTTCGAACACAGTTCCCCCTGTTTGATCGAATCACCGTCGTCAATCTTAACCGTGGGAAGAACACCGACCGTGTCGTTCCCAGCTTGTGCCTGCTGAAGCATCTCGAGACGCTGGATTTGGAACTTTCGGATGTCAGCGACGAAGGTCTCAAGTCACTCGGACGATTGTCGCAACTCCGCGGCCTGGGGTTGAATCACACAGGGATTGCAGACATTGGACTCGGCTATTTGCGACCACTGACGGGCCTGCAAGGACTGCACTTGGATGGGACAAAGATCACGGATGCAGGAGTCAAACACCTGCAATCCATGTCGCATCTTCAGATACTAAAACTGTCGAATACGCTGGTGAGCGATGCTGGTGTTGAGGTCTTGTTCGACCTGCACGAATTGCAAATTCTCAATTTGGCCGAATCGCGCGTGACGCGTCGAGGATTTGTCTCACTCCGTCAAGCACTGCCGAATTGCGAGTTGCCCGTCATATTTGACATGCACTTGCCGATGAGCGTTTTCTGAATGGATTTGTGAGTCGCTAAACTCTCTGAGTCCCTCAACATTACGCTTTGTTCGCCATCCCCAACATCACACTCCCAAGTCCGCCATCGGCGAATGCGAACACCAACCCAACCCGCTGCGGAAAGTTAAAACGCGCCATGTCTCTGATTGTGGAACCGGCGGCCGATCCGAAACCGAAACCCCTGTTCACGCTGGGTAAGCCGCTGGATCTCTCTCCCGCGTGTTTCGGCTTCCTTCGCGAAACGTATCTGGACGTTCCCGTTGAGCAACTGCGCGAGCAGATGGAGCACGATGGCTATCTCTATTTGCGTGAATTCTGGGATCGAGCGCAGGTCCAGGCCGTACGGGACTCCATCACCAGACAACTGCACGACCTTGGCTTCTTGCGACCGGGAACGCCGACTGACGAAGCCCGTTTTAGTGATCGCGAGGTCGGTCGCGCCATGGGAAATCCCCTGAATCAACATGATCCCGTGTTGCGCGAGTTAGTGTTCGGCGAACGCATCACCGACTTCTTTCACAATTTTCTCGGAGGGCCGGTCGCCCACTTTGATTTTATCTGGTTTCGAACGAAGGGGCCGGGACTGGGCAGCCCGATTCACTGTGATCTGGTCTACATGGGCCGCGGAACACACGACCTCTACACGACCTGGGTACCGCTGGGGGATGTCGAATTGGATCTGGGCGGATTGCTTGTTCTCGAGGGATCGCATCATCACAGCGAACGGTTGAATCCGTATCTCTCACGCGACGTGGACAACTATTGCAGCAACCGCCCTGACGCCGACGAGTATGCATCCGGCCGGAAGTGGTGGGACGGCACGCTCACCAGGAATGCCGTGTGGCTGCAGAAAAGCCTTGGCGGACGCTGGTTGACATCGCCCGAGTTCCAGATGGGCGACGCCGTCATTTTCAACATGAAGTTGATTCACGGTAGCCTCGACAACCAAACAGACCGCATCCGCCTCTCAACCGACACGCGCTATCAGCTCGCCAGTCAGCCGATCGACGAGCGATGGATCGGTCAAACTCCACCCGGACATGCGACGTCACAGCGCCGCGGCCGGATCTGCTAACCACAAAGCGTTGAACTCGAAGCCAAGGGGCGACGGGGTGCAGGGTGCGAATACGCCCCCGCACAGATCACGCATTCAAATAACCTCGAACTCGGCTCCGTGAGACTCAAAACCGCGATCCGCATCGGATCGCAGCTCAGCAAATCAGGTCGCGGACGCCGCACAATTCACGTCACTTGGCGTGAAACAACGGCAACTTCAACTTCCACTGAATTGCCGCCAGCCGAATCAGCAGTGTCGTGGCAATCCCCAACGCCCAGACGGTCGATCCGTCAATCAGACCATACAGCGCGGCGTAGACAGAAGCCCCACAAAACGAGGCCGTAGCATAGAGCGTTACTTCATGGCGAAAGACCAACGGAATCTCACGAGTCAAGACATCACGAATGATGCCTCCTGCCACGCCGGTCATCACGCCCATTGCCACCGAAACCAGCGGCGATACCCCCAGGGCGAGTGACTTGTGAACACCCAGGGCGGTAAAGAGTGCGAGACCTCCCGCATCGGCAAGCAGCAGGAATTTTTCAGGCATCCGCCAAAAGCGGGCCGCGACGAACAGAACCATCGCCGACAACGTCGCGGTCAAGACGTAGCTGGGATCTGCGACCCAGAACACCGGACGAGCATCGAGAATCACATCACGCAGCGTCCCGCCACCCAGCGCGGTCACCTGTGCCAGGACGATGACGCCGAACAAGTCGATCGATTTTCCGCGTCCCGGCAAGGCGCCCGCAACCGCTGCGACGGCTGTCGCCACATGCTCGACGACACGCTGAATCGACACACCTAGTCCTTCCAGTTCAAGACCACTTTGCCCGAATGGCCCGACATCATCACATCGAAGCCTTTCTCGAACTCGGTGTAGTGGAAGCGGTGTGTGATCACCGGGCGAATGTTCAGACCGCTTTCAAGCATCACGGCCATCTTGTACCACGTTTCGTACATTTCACGCCCATAGATCCCCTTGATCGTCAGCATGTTGAAGACGACCAGATTCCAATCGATGGCAATCGGCTCGGCGGGAATCCCCAGCATGGCGATTTTGCCACCATGGGCCATGTTAGCCAACATGTCCTGAAACGCTTGAGGATTTCCGGACATTTCCAGGCCGACGTCAAAACCTTCTTTCATGCCGAGCTCGTGCTGAACATCAGCCAGCGTTCCAGTCGTCACGTTGAGCGCAACGGTCGCCCCCATCTTTCGAGCCAGTTCCAGTCGGTACTCGTTCACATCGGTGATGACGACGTACCGCGCTCCAGCATGCTTCACGACGGCCGCGGCCATGATCCCGATGGGGCCTGCCCCGGTAATCAAGACATCTTCCCCCAGCACAGGAAACGAGAGTGCGGTGTGGACCGCATTTCCGAATGGATCGTAGATCGAAGCCACGTCCCGGTCGATGTCATCCCGGTGATGCCAGACGTTGGTCATCGGCAGAGACAGATATTCCGCAAAGGCCCCCGGGCGATTGACCCCGACCCCCTTCGTGTCTTTACACAGATGGCGGCGGCCAGCAAGGCAATTTCGACAGCGGCCACACACCACGTGGCCTTCGCCACTGACCACCTCTCCGGGATGGAAGTCCGTGACGTTGGACCCCACCTCGACAATCTCGCCCACGAATTCATGCCCGACAACCATCGGCACCGGAATTGTTTTCTGAGCCCAGGCATCCCATTTATAGATGTGCACATCCGTGCCACAAATTCCCGTTCGATCCACTTTGATCAGGACATCATTGATGCCGATCGTCGGGACCGGAACGGAAGTGAGTTTCAAGCCACGCGCTGCTTCTGCTTTGACCAGGGCCTTCATGGTTTTCAATGGGGCTGCTTTCAAATCAAGTGAGAAGGCATCGTGACCGGTTGAGCGCGGCAGATCACTGGATCGGAAGGTCGTCAGGGGTTGGACACAGGCGCCCGACCAGGGTTCGCCTGATCGAGCGTCTCCAACGGGAATCGTGCTGATGGCGTCAGCCAATCCGATCCTTCCCAACCCAAGGACGCAGAACTTCAGGAACAATAATGCTGCCATCCGCCTGCTGATAGTTCTCCAGTATCGCGATAATCGCCCGGGTCACGGCCACGGTCGTCCCGTTCAACGTATGAACGTACTTGGTTCCCTTCCAATCGGGCGACTTGCAACGAATCCCAAGTCGCCGGGCCTGGAAGTCGGTGCAATTCGAAGCGGAAGTCACTTCGCCCCATTCGCCTGCTTCACCACGCCCTGGCATCCAGGCTTCGAGATCAAACTTGCGATAGGCGGGACCACCCAGGTCTCCCGAGGCGATATCGAGTACGCGATAGGGAATGCCAAGCCCCTGAAAGACTTCTTCTTCGATGGCGACAATTTCGCGATGCAGCGCGTCCGACGCTTCCACGTCAGGAGCGGTAAATCCAAACATTTCCACCTTGGTGAACTGATGCACGCGGTAAATGCCACGGCTGGCTTTTCCATGCGCCCCGGCTTCCGTCCGGAAACAATGCGAAATCCCAGCCATCTTGATCGGCAACTGGCTGGCATCGAGGATGTGATCCTTGAGCAGTCCGCCGAGCGTGATTTCGGCGGTTGCGACCAGGCACAAATCCATTCCGGCGATCGAATAGATTTGTGTTTCATTTCCCCGAGGCTGATAACCGGTCCCTTCGAGCACTTCCATCTTTGCCATGTCGGGAGTGGTGTGCAGCGTGAAACCGTGCTGGATCAGCTTTTGAACGGTGTACTGCGTCAAAGCCAGTTCGAGCAGAACCGCCTCGTTCTTGAGGAAATAGAACCCGTGCCCGGCCACTCGGGCACCGCCCTCAAGGTCAATCAGGTCATGCTTTTCGGCCAGTGCGACATGGTCCAGCGGCTTGAAGCCGAACTTTGGAATCTCACCCCAGGTGCGAACAGCCTTCGAATCGGCCTCATCCCCACGAGGCGCATCGGGATGAGTGAGGTTCGGAATCGTGACCAGAACCGATCGAATATTGGCTTCGATCTCTTTCAACTGCAGTTCCAGGCCCGGCACCGACAACTTCAGGGCCTTGCCTTGTTCGATCAGTGCCTGACGGGCTTCGGGCGTCTTCTCTTTCGGAATCGCCTGGGCGATTTCGTTCTGCCGCTGCCGGTCGCGATCCAGCGCCACAATCATCTGGCTTCGCGATTCACGCAATTCCAGCAAACCATCCAGATTGACATCAACATGACGTTCCTGACAGTTCTTGCGAACCGTCTCCAGATTATCGCAGACAAATTGCAAATCGAGCATCGTGAATCCAACAGTGAAAGGGCGGCATCCAGGCCTAGTTATGACGTGGACATAGGTTAATCCAAGCCCCCCCTTCGGGGAAGTGAGCCCAGTGGAGCCCCCTGTCAAAGAATTCGCCGATCGGTTGGAGTTTGATGCCAGTTCCTCAGACAAAACCATTGCTGGCGATGTTCGTGTCAATGGGCTCGTCGCACGCGTCAATGACGACGAACTCGATCCGAAACTCTGCGTCTCACGCTCCCAACGACGATTTCATTTCGTACATCGATCCGCTGCCAGGACGGCGACTTCTCGATCAGGCACTTAAAGCAGCACAAAGGCCTGCCGTGACGATAAAAAAAAATGAGGACACAGATGCACGCCATGCAATTGAGCAGAATCCCCCCCCCACAAACCTTAGCTGACCGTCGGGTCGCTCATATTCGATAGCAGTCTCAGTACATTTCCGATCCTTCGAACGGTTCTCGGAACGTCCCAACTCTTGCCCTCCTCCTGTTGCGCTGCCAGACTACAGACAAACCGTCACACATACGCGAGGAACCCGACCATGCGAGAGTTCTTCAGGAGTTGGAAACGAAAATTCGGAGTTGTGATGCTGCTGGCGGCGTGCCTGATTGCGGCTGGCTGGGTGCGAAGCTTTTACGTCAGTGATGAGCTTGCAATCAATGATTACACAGTAGGGAAGGCCGTTGTGTCATCCCCCGATGGAATTCGCTTCGAGACTCGATATTACTTGGATGGGTACTTTCCCCACCGTGGATATTCGTCCGTCGTTCATCTGACGATTCCTTATCTTTCTCTGGTGGGCGGTTTGCTCCTGCTTTCCGCATGGCTCTTTCTCTCGAAACCTCAATCGGCTCCAAACCCCCGACCAGTCGTAGGGAGCGAGCCACAATGAGCGAGATTAAACATAGATGAAA
This genomic interval from Schlesneria paludicola DSM 18645 contains the following:
- a CDS encoding phytanoyl-CoA dioxygenase family protein, giving the protein MSLIVEPAADPKPKPLFTLGKPLDLSPACFGFLRETYLDVPVEQLREQMEHDGYLYLREFWDRAQVQAVRDSITRQLHDLGFLRPGTPTDEARFSDREVGRAMGNPLNQHDPVLRELVFGERITDFFHNFLGGPVAHFDFIWFRTKGPGLGSPIHCDLVYMGRGTHDLYTTWVPLGDVELDLGGLLVLEGSHHHSERLNPYLSRDVDNYCSNRPDADEYASGRKWWDGTLTRNAVWLQKSLGGRWLTSPEFQMGDAVIFNMKLIHGSLDNQTDRIRLSTDTRYQLASQPIDERWIGQTPPGHATSQRRGRIC
- a CDS encoding leucine-rich repeat domain-containing protein; protein product: MSREDLNRVEPNRVIAWLARRRMPLMFGTVGVVLLIPVFLALTILIPFLSERRVARHVESMGGTFSTEYFGPEWLTPSLRTQFPLFDRITVVNLNRGKNTDRVVPSLCLLKHLETLDLELSDVSDEGLKSLGRLSQLRGLGLNHTGIADIGLGYLRPLTGLQGLHLDGTKITDAGVKHLQSMSHLQILKLSNTLVSDAGVEVLFDLHELQILNLAESRVTRRGFVSLRQALPNCELPVIFDMHLPMSVF
- a CDS encoding trimeric intracellular cation channel family protein; the protein is MSIQRVVEHVATAVAAVAGALPGRGKSIDLFGVIVLAQVTALGGGTLRDVILDARPVFWVADPSYVLTATLSAMVLFVAARFWRMPEKFLLLADAGGLALFTALGVHKSLALGVSPLVSVAMGVMTGVAGGIIRDVLTREIPLVFRHEVTLYATASFCGASVYAALYGLIDGSTVWALGIATTLLIRLAAIQWKLKLPLFHAK
- the tdh gene encoding L-threonine 3-dehydrogenase yields the protein MKALVKAEAARGLKLTSVPVPTIGINDVLIKVDRTGICGTDVHIYKWDAWAQKTIPVPMVVGHEFVGEIVEVGSNVTDFHPGEVVSGEGHVVCGRCRNCLAGRRHLCKDTKGVGVNRPGAFAEYLSLPMTNVWHHRDDIDRDVASIYDPFGNAVHTALSFPVLGEDVLITGAGPIGIMAAAVVKHAGARYVVITDVNEYRLELARKMGATVALNVTTGTLADVQHELGMKEGFDVGLEMSGNPQAFQDMLANMAHGGKIAMLGIPAEPIAIDWNLVVFNMLTIKGIYGREMYETWYKMAVMLESGLNIRPVITHRFHYTEFEKGFDVMMSGHSGKVVLNWKD
- the serS gene encoding serine--tRNA ligase; translation: MLDLQFVCDNLETVRKNCQERHVDVNLDGLLELRESRSQMIVALDRDRQRQNEIAQAIPKEKTPEARQALIEQGKALKLSVPGLELQLKEIEANIRSVLVTIPNLTHPDAPRGDEADSKAVRTWGEIPKFGFKPLDHVALAEKHDLIDLEGGARVAGHGFYFLKNEAVLLELALTQYTVQKLIQHGFTLHTTPDMAKMEVLEGTGYQPRGNETQIYSIAGMDLCLVATAEITLGGLLKDHILDASQLPIKMAGISHCFRTEAGAHGKASRGIYRVHQFTKVEMFGFTAPDVEASDALHREIVAIEEEVFQGLGIPYRVLDIASGDLGGPAYRKFDLEAWMPGRGEAGEWGEVTSASNCTDFQARRLGIRCKSPDWKGTKYVHTLNGTTVAVTRAIIAILENYQQADGSIIVPEVLRPWVGKDRIG